In the genome of Chrysoperla carnea chromosome 5, inChrCarn1.1, whole genome shotgun sequence, the window ATGAACGATTTATTAatacaatgttaaatatttactcCAAGTTTAGGTAAGTGCTTATGCAACTTGTAATACATATATGTACTGTTATAATAAAACTGAAGAGTTTGTTTGTATGATTGATGTTTGTTAAAAACGCGCTAATGACTGAAATTACCATTCGATTCGGATTCGAAAACTCCTTTCTATACAGGATAACCAGATTCCTGAGTAAAAATTACGAAATCTCTACGAAAATGCAAGCcaaggtttaaaaaatttgactatAAAAGTCATTATAATGGATCGACTCAAAAACATCTGATTTATTTCcgtaaacataaattttcttcaagatATGCAAaggatgaatattttaatactgAAAACTTACGTTTTAGGTTTAATTATCTAACTCTCagtgaatcaaataaaattgtacgtgaaaaattggatcaaaatttaccatctttgtcaaattttataaaaaacacaagTCTATTGATTGTAAACAGTCATTTCAGTATAAATGGGGCTAGACCGATGCCACCAAATGTTGTAGAAGTGGCTGGACTTCATGTTGGAAAACCTACTGGAAAATTACCAACTGTAAGTTGATTGTCATGGCTTAGTTCAAGTGGTTTTTGATCATAATTAGAATCGTTTTTATAGAATttggaaaaagttttgaatgaaTCAAAGAATGGtgtgatttatttctgtttgGGTTCAATGATACGAACTGAATCCTTTACAATCGAAAAACAGCGAGCATTATTAGATGCTTTTGGTGAATTACCGTTTACTGTGATTTGGAAAGGCGAAGAAGATAAATTTCCTGCACCAATACcgaaaaatatctattttgataCATGGTTACCACAATTAGagattttatgtatgtattcaattttaattatttcataaaattatatttcttgatcTCCAAACCGAGAGCACGGCCTCGGTCGCAATTTGATCCGAGAAGATCGACTTTTATAAGGAAGCAATACTCCAACAAGCCACTCAAGTTGATTATTTCATGGAAGCCCTGgagtatgaaataaaaaatttcgtttcgatttttgtttttcgcAGGCTAGGAAATGACAAGCACgttaatttatgattaatttacaaatattattaaagatctAATTTTATAGGTCACccaaaaacaaaagtatttattacGCATGGAGGTTTGATGGGTACTCAAGAAGCAATTGCATGTGGAACACCTTTAATTGGTCTTCCATTCTTTGGTGATCAAGAtttaaatattggaaaatatatGGAAAAGGGCATTGCAGAAAAATTATCCTACGAAACTTtaacgaaaacaaatattttaaatgcgttaaacaaagttttatacgaTCCTAAGTAAGTTAAATAACGTTCGATAaagtttgaatgaaattttaaaactttgtttattttacagatacgaaagaaatatgaaatatttgtcAGAATTATACAAAGATCGACCAATGTCTGCAATGGAAAGCGCAGTTTATTGGATTGAATATGTGATCAGACATAAAGGAGCGCCACATTTACGACCGTACAGTGTGAACTTAACTTGGTATCAATATTACATGTACGATGTTATgttcatttcaataatattagttttaattgttttaagtgttatttactttttaattaaattaataattaaacaatttattggtTCTAAGAATCCACATAAAcagaaaactaattaattagtattaggttactactttattttattttgtaattcaattgtaaataaatcGATCTTGCTAACGTTAACATTCATTtgtttaatagaaataaatcgttttaaaataatttattcttaaaatttacttaCCTGTGTATTGTAAGGgccatttgaaattaaaatattcgacAGATTTGAGAACAACGATATCCTCTTTGACAGCCAAGATACAATAATCTGGTACAGAAACGGGCCAAGAACCCGATCGGAAACTGGAGTAGGTTCATGAATAAACCTGAGTTATTGAGAACGGACATGTACGCCAGCCTTGGTAAATACGTCTCGATATTTCAAGCTATGGAACCACaagaataaaacaatttatattttatcagttTATCAAGATACTCTCCATCAAGCACTAAATTCACCTGAAATAAACCCGAAAACTGTTTTGAGTTAAAGAAGACCCAAAGAATACAAATATTCGGTTCATAAGCTCGACAGTAAACAATCTcggaattatttcaattttggagGTTTATACCTATACCTACCTTCTTGATTCAAAACGGCTATCTTTGACTGATATTAAAATCTCGACACATCCATCCCTTTTACATTCACCTTGGAGCCATTAGAATTGTCGATCTGTGAtattaaattggttttaaaaatataaacaatctttaaacattttgttttatacatttattttcaatataataattattctaaatagatcataaatttttttcaaattaacatttattttttttgttaaataacatttaatttatttttaatttgttttttttttagtaattaacatcttttcatttattttatttttttttaaatatatttttttttttattaataaaacacagtaaagtttaataaacaaatactgattcttatttatttaaatatgtatgatagttaattgtttgtatttatgaatttattttggaatgaCCAAAAGTTATATCACTACCCTAGTCACCATGTTATCCAGGAAATGTAATCATTCAAAAGAGTATGCCATGTTAAAACGTTtcgttaaatttattgtaacatCCTCAGATATCTAAGTAATAACACATCCTAGCTTAGGTTTTATGTGTGCTATGATTACGTCTTTAGCGAGAGAAAGTAGAGTAAGCAGTTTGTTTAAGGTGTTATATCatccagttagaattttcaaagaatcgattttgaattttcGGAATGttcatatatttaagtatattctttgaaaatttccagttGATCCGAGAAATATTCACGAAGATAAAcgcatcaaaaaaatataataaaattttaattgaatttaaacgtTTTTTGATGTGAAACATCTATAGCCGCACGTAAAACCGAGTTCTTTTACGGGGAAATTATTTCATATCCttggataacatttttactAGAATTATGAATATCAATAACGGAATAATTATCACTATAAAAtggttgttaaaaaaattttcaaaagtctAAAGACAGTACCGTATTTAAAttggaattaattttataaaaagaggGGACAGtgcaaacatatattttaataaaatttcacttaagCCTCTAAAGTAATGTGTGTTGCCAAAAATCGAAGACATTTTTAAACACGGATCTGATGTTAATGTGAATAAATTTCCgaaagaaagattttttttcaaaataaatgtataatttttttgtttgttttttgctaaatgaaaaacaaaaatataaaaaaaaacgcaaaacaattttctttcttcAAGTCTATTTTCATGGaagcataattaaaatttgttctgtTATATACAATTAACGAGAGTGTGTACTTGGAAAATATTTGAGATGGAAAAATTACGAACGCTCATTTGAGGGGGGAGGGGTACTCTTCATTTATTCAAATCGTCAAATTGGTACAgtaatgatttcaaaaatttgttctttatgaAACAAGGCTGTTTCTAACGAAAATTTAGTTCATGTGACTACTAGATAAATAATTTCCGACTGAAAAATTGCCGAGAATCGGCGAAATGATTCTTCGTATGCCTAAATCCCTACATTTTTCAGAGATTTTGGCGGTAGTTCGAGAACTACTCATCTAGTCGTAAAATGTCTgagatttttaagttttcagaGTAATTATGGcccacaaaatacaaaaatcgcgtTCACCTTGCAATTCGtcgagtatttatttataatttcgccccaaatgaataattttgggGAAATTATTTTAGGTTGTTTGATGAGCGTTCATAATGTATAACgatgtaatgatttttttaaaatagtacatagataaaacattatttgagatacatacaaatattttctattttcttttaagaTCTATTTATTTAGCTTAAAGATAGATTTTTAGCTTAAACATAGACTTCTTTgcttaaatatcttaaaatattttattatgagatAACTTTGTTTAGatctatgtttttaaaaacacactTTTAAATTCGATATtcgagaaaattattatatatatatatatatcttttcgtGTGGATTTTTTAGagattattttatggtttttatccACAATGAATTcgatctaaaaaaaattgatcttttCAATATGATcgacattaatatttttgttgaaaattcagttaaaaaatGACCACAAgctgttaaaatgttttttttttgagttttctgaattattctaaaaattgttatcaaCAAATAATACAAGGTGACACAAAAGTCAcacacttattttaaaatttgaattctacacttgaattttcaaattttgacattaGATTCTTAATATGTACTTGTGAGATTTTGTTTCTGATATTTTTATTCgactacaaaaaataaactttttgaaagtTATTCCAGTTTTAGATGTGGTGCATAATTTTTGCGACAACTTGTATATACGTCATAAAATTCTACAATGTTTTATAATTCTACAGAAATATTTCTggtttttaattcatatatatTGGGCAGTTTGCCCTggtgggaaaaatatttttccgaataagaagaaagaataagtcttagaaactctgaaagtcttaggaactttgaataaCTCTTATAACTCCGAATTCGTTATTCAGAATTTCTAAAGACATTTTCATAGTTTCTTCAAATAGTTTTTCCACAAAGGTGGCTACGGCATATCATGTGaatcttcaattttaattcattcgacaacaaaaatttctaggtaAGTCAGCCAGGCTAACGTAATGTTGCGACTTCCCTCAATAGCAGCGCAATAACTATCGctctttaatatttcatttgccGCAGCCAAACTGTTCCAAATACGCGTGGAACGTTTTGTGTAGATtacaagatttttataattcaacaTTTTCTCAAGTTTAAAAAGATCTctgatataattttcaaaaaaatttcgccTAACTCTCAACTCAACGACTAGGATTTTCGCATATGGTTCAAACAACAATACAAATAATGAAAACcccttttttaaaacaattattgaaattagaaCGCGCTCTTTTAGTTTAAGAATCGATCGTAGTAAATTCTTTCTGATAATAACTAaagttttcaagttttattGTACTTGAAGAGGTGTACAAGTTCCTGAAAATGGGGGCTACAGTGCTCAAAAAGAAACGAAGCTTCATCTCGATAGACATGAGGCGAGATTCACACACAAGTTTATTTGAAGAGGTGTCTCATATGTCATTAACGAAGGAAGAAGAGGAAAAGAGTTTTTCGGTTCCGGAACGTTTCGCAAGACCTTCTGCTCGCGTAGATTTGGAGGTTATTTTGCAATGTCCAGGGTTCGATAGCAGACAAGGTCGATGTAAAAAGATTTGATTAAAAAGACAACTTTAGTTTAATCAGAAAGGCATACCCTAAAATCAACTCTGCTACAATctcttttttcttataaatcataTCTGTTGTTTCTAATATcgttcttatatttaaaaattacgcaTATTTCTGAATATGcgcacaaaaatttaatttattttatttaaatagaaaaatactaTGATTCAATTACCATCTAAATAAAATGCTCTCTAAGCTTACGTAGGAAAAGTTTCAAGGATTCAAATGAGCATATTTTCCTGGGTACTTATTATTAAAGCTACTTTGTAAGGAAAAAAAGTgagatttacaaatttttctatttacatttttttttgtatgaatcgatgaaataatttcaaaacaagAACGAATTTAAGAGTTATAATAATTCCACCCTCATAGgtgttacaaaaagaaaattattacgaCCCTTTTTCCATTCTGGAACATAAAAACAGAAAACCAACAGATGTGTTAGATGATCAAAAACACTCGAGATAGAACTCgaaaacaataatatacaacaaaaaaaaaccagtgAAAAATGCGCGCAAttctctattatttataaaaatgatatttttagaaatattttgtcagatcatttaaaaaaaaatggatgaaaaacactcatgaaattttattacgccaccatgaaaataaaatcaatgctGATTCAAACGATGtatccaataataaaaaattgataaataagaaCAGATCAAGCGACCACCAATATGAAATCAATATCGATGGATATGTTGTTCCTATCCTTGTCATACAcaaattacaattattgaaaAGATTTTTATGGCTACGATTAATTACATCActatttctacaaattttattactatgatttttatcaaatattacataattatatttatccTGATTTTGTGTGTTCTCAAAACAACTTATACAAGATGTACTAGTCATAAGGGGTGGTGGAGATAGGGGTGGTTGTGGTGGTTGTTCTTGTGATGAGGAAGGAATGtaactaataattataaaaaatataattaaatagtaaatgaaaTGATGAATTGGAATTATGAGAATGTGCGAAGAGTTAATGATGGAGATTTGATTGTTTTGAGATAAACATTTGTAACACACAATCAGGCTGGGGGCACACCCTCAGCTTGGAAATTTACTGTAGAATGCGTAAGTGAGATCATAATGTTTGAAACGACAATGTTGTATGTCACGACGTAACCAATCACCTAACGAACTCACTTTATCCAATTCACGTGGTGCTTCAGCTGCCATCGAAGTCtgtgaaagaaaacaaatttaaacgaaattttaatcGAATTGATTTCTGACTATTATTCTTTTGATTATAacgtaatgtaaataaattcttGGCTTGCCTCGTGCCTCGAAAtctgataaaaatcatttactaAAGTAAATCGAACCTAAAAACCTAGATTTTGTGCTTGAAATGGATACAAATTGCCTTCGTAAACATCGCTAAGGTTGATCAATTGATTGTTCTTCGAGTGAAAGTTTACGAGCTAGAATAGATTGTGCGCTGGTTGAGAATATTAAATGAGCTGATAAATTCGTAGGCTGACACGTAAATGGCGCTACTAGTATTAAATTCATATGACTTTCAGTTAACCACAACCTTCAAAAGACCTTTGCGTATAAATTTGACAGCTACCGTACTATTATTTTGTGAGGTACAGTCTCTAATTTTGATTTATCGATATTTGATTTAATTCGATTAGTCTAGGCGCCAACACCGTGTCACAAATCAATGAAAACGATGACAAAATTACAAGAATTGGACTTCGAATTGCTTCCGCTTCCACCGAATTCTTTAAATCTGGCTTCCAGCGACTCTTTCTTGTTCTCAGAACTCAAGAGGATTCTCGTTGGAAAGATATTTAGGGCCGATGAAGGGGTAATCGAGAGACCTTCGAGAGAGAGGACCTTAATTGTGTTCtacgatataaaaataaaatatagtttttaatttaatttacctgGTTTGCAAAAATTGTAACAACAGCTTCATTTGGTTTAAACGTGTTCAAAACACGATTCATCAGATCTTTGTAACTGACCAATGGAGCATTTGTTTCAAACGATACATACGAGAAATCTTGTTCCGGTGTTATATGTATGGTCATGTAATGtccctgaaaattaaaaaaaaaaaagaccttATAAATAATCCTTTAAACTCCATTAAACTCGAAGGgggtagaaaaaatttataaggagAGAATAATGCTCAACGGCAAATGTTTTAGTTACTACTTACTGGTTCTCCTTCTGAGTCGGTCTAGTAAAACAAAGaggaataaatattaaatcattttagaaaatataattttcacaaatggttattttttaaaactgagtcctttttttttctttgagaaATTCTACCTAAAATTCTAAAGGATactacatataaaatttgaagaaatttctgccatatttaaattataaaaaggatATAAAGTTGCCCAGATCTGTAAGGGGAAGGTTACAGTGGGACACGTATTAGCTTCTTCTGAAATATTCAGGTCGCAATTCGGACCCTTGAGGCGTCAAGATTCCAATCGAGAATTGTCTATGAATGCTTCGAGGAATGAACCTCTATAGGCCTATTAGGCCACTCTAGCGTTAAAGGTAACGACAGAGTGGCGTTACCGGCCCCTTTTAATAAAGCCTGTCATTCGCAGAGCAAGGTGTGAATATTTAGTCCCATACAGGGACTTGGTACAGGGTATGCGAAAAGCCAAACTGTGCATAACCAAAGCTAGAGGAAATTTTTGCAGCTACAGTTTACGGAAACAATAAATATAGCAGTAATTTCGAAAGGTTTTACTAAAAAACGTTTtagtttaagaatattttaaaaaaatcttaccgtttttgagataCCATTCATTGAATATCCACATGGTTCGAATAAGAAATCATCAATCACCATATTTGGAATTAGTTTATCGATTCCAGAACGctatcaacaaaaataaagcattattaattaatcattttaacaaAGTTCTGGATCGTCAGACTTGGTATTATATTTACCTTTGTAGCTTCAGCTGCGCTTTGTGTTTCATCCCGTGTAAATATTGCCATAATATCCAAATCTAAGTTggtcatcaatatttctaatgtTTGATCTGGTTCAATTAAACTACGATCCTCATCATTTTGCTTCTCTTTGCTAAATGGTGGTAACATAACACTTGTTTCTAAAGCGCTCGGTGATTTTAACGGTCCAATCATAGCTGGATTCAATGTGTATAAATACCAGCAATCACGATTCATGCTACCCAAACAATATGCTgaaccattttcaaaaaatgaatccAATAACGTCACCTATTTAttcaagaaaaagaaaaacttggTAAAATTAAAGCTGCAAATACTTCGAATGGATTATAGTCTCGGAGCCCGTGACAGTTAAATtgcacttacacggatttcgaaatttcgtatatgaatcaatactatttaatgataggtacaatatgtactaggtgtgccagggtttattctgacagaaatattttttgccaggatttttttatttttgactggtgtgacagatattttggtcaagttttgagctgtCAAATCAAATctcttaatctttttttttattcgtgggTGTCTTTTCTAACCTAcgtataaaatgaaatgaatttacCTCTTGATCGAATGCTTGATGTGGCGTATGTTGTAATTCTGGGCGACCATAATTTTTAcgtgaataaaataaatcttgaaCATTTGTAAATCCAGCAATTTGTTCAGCAAGACGCAAAAGTGCGCCCAAACATAGTAACGGTGTTGTCGTTCCACatgttttcaatattaaacGCCGTTTTGATACAAACATACTGCTTTCACTGgaagaaaaagagaaaaattttaatgtgaaaatttgtctttgtaaaataattttaatataagagAAAAATGAATAATGTGTACAATAGAATCGTTTACATTTAAAGCTAAAGTCGAAAGAACAACACTCGCTTCGCTTTagatttaaggttttttttagaGAAAGGATTGAATTCACTTCTAACTTCTATTAATTTTCAACAGATGGCAGTAAGAGTTATAGATTTTCCCTCAAacaatcttatttttaatttgtgtaagtattcaatagatgactctatttttaaatatttttattaactgacttcaaacaaaaaaggaggaggttatcaattcgctgtatttcttttttaatgtttgttacctcagaactttcgactgggtgaaccgattttgataattctttatctatttgaaagctagtgctttcCGTGTGTTTCACTTCATTTTGATTGAGTTCTAataacgacatccatgagaaaatcatagaagtctgaaatttgcattaagtatgaccgacaagaggacgaataactcaaaatcacgccaaccgatttcgatgattctttttttagtttccttggctgacaccgactcaaaaaataacaataattttaactacattatattatcgttattttattactttttagtacatattaatttgtttttgaaaagtttttcttttggagtcggttttctttttgttaaaagtttgtttttatttattacgatGATAAAACTtcgtatattatttgttttcaagaatgacgtcataaaaaagggataataaattaaacgtaGCGTAGTTTGTTGCataaaaaatccttaaaatacaaaaaacgagAATTTTATCCTCAAACAGGAAATGTAATTTATCATtacatatagaaatatatatttttagatacgtcataaaaaatataaaaactataatggaatataaaatgaaactaGGACAACATTATCCTGGTTACCATGGTAGCAGGATTATATAGTATCAACCAATAGCGCAACactaataaaatacattatcatATAGTATCATGACAAACTATAGacttatgtataatattttattcccgAATTTTACGACGCAATAGATTTTATCATATGAAATCATTGAACTCTGGAATGGATTCATCTAAATTTCTTTGTTCCAGAAGTCCagaattttgcaaaaataattaacattacaGTCGTTTCAATTTAATAAGTCAGTGTAGGGATCGTTTCAACAAAGAATCAGCTTTCATAAATTTCCTGATTATTCCtgatttttaatccccgaatcaaaaaaaaaaggggAGTTAttagtttgaccactatgtgtgtctgtctgtggcatcgtaacgacaaaacggatgaaccgatttggatatttttgtttcgtttgaaaattaatttcatggagagtgttcttagctacgtttcaagtgcgagtttagggttccgcgaGTTAAGggaaattaatttctttagaatttgataaaactcggtaaaaaaagagtaattttgatcccaaaattacaaaaattaggtctatttaatgattataaatgcatagtttctgagatattgaaATATTACGAGCGATTTTGATCCATATGTCATGTCATGGTTAAAAAATCCTTTAAATGTGATGTTTCtagtaaacaaatatttgtatgtctatagatttatcaaattaaattgcacatttgcattaaaatagaaaattctagAACGCGTAAAACAGTAACATCgaacacataaaataaaatatgtttatatataccagaaccataataataataataataataataataaatatctgcaTAGGTTTCatatcaaattttgtaatatgatcTCATGTGATAATGGTCtgaataatgaatataataaaattaatattacagagaataaatatgaattcttataaaataaataaattataatattaattcttaaaaaaaattaattgttaataataagtTAACACAaagactttaaaattatatcctatctctatatattataaatgcgaaagtaagcatgtttgattgtttgtttgtttgctacgctttcacgctaaaactagggaatggtttttaatgaaactgtacagcaaaataactcatacttcagaataacacatgagatacaatttataaagatatattaaattaaattaatttaatttgacattccataaattacagatttctgttaaaatagtcaatataaaatatttcacggccatcttttctgatatactcaatgaataattacaactattatacatttaaaaaaatagaaaaccatacatatattttacctgtgtaaaacaatccttaccattatttcgagtgttatagaaaagggattaGCCAGAGagtaatctttatcaatctttatttttaaacccagcgaagcgggtgggtctCACTCTAGTATTAAGTTTGTAATgtaagattaattttaaataaaataaacaatttagagtttatttattattattttttattgatatagaaatcaaaataatcatgCTATCCCTTTTTTAATTGAGTTTAGGTAGGGACGAAGTATGTTTTACATCTAATGATGTAATAATAATCCTACTTCATTCCTTTCTAGCTCAAGAAAACGATGCTAGGTCTCGAACTATCATTAGccattaaaactataaataaaagaacaatTCATTTAGTCGCATAaaggaatatataaaatagccatttttagtgagtcctcaataacagcttcGATATCAATGCCCAGCCTAAATGGCTTATaatagaagttttaaatttcgagaagattaaaattttaaaggggatgcatttcgaaaaattcattttaaatgatacttccaatataaaatcaatattctctcgacatttcaaattttctatcaTAAGCGATTTAGGCTAAACTGTTTAGGTTGACTTTTCCCTCTCCAGATTATTTCCacctctgaaatgtttctgatttgaagtaatatagaaaaaaaaatcatcaaattcggagctgttattgaagactcctgagtaaaaacattcattgatacgactaattggaaataaaaattatctaattaaaaatattaatttgattattattgcaAAATTATATTGCAACAAGTGAATTCCGAGTAATTTCAATGtctgataattactataattttaatattcgtcGTAGCATAATcacttttaaattgaaatatatgcaAAAGTTATTacatgaaagtaatatactttGCCACTATACAATCTAAAAACGATGATTtcacatacaatttttaaaattcacaatTCAATTGTTAAAATCGTTACTGTCTAGTAAtgactttataaaaaatcagaATTGAACTCGTCTGGAACAATTCTAAtatctgataaaaaaatcattattcaagaacc includes:
- the LOC123301587 gene encoding S-adenosylmethionine decarboxylase proenzyme isoform X2 encodes the protein MAANNIKPNSGNDNNCEQYFEGVEKLLEIWFTNDDGENSTTKQGDLRKISRQQFESLLKIVRCEIISYISNDEIDAYVLSESSMFVSKRRLILKTCGTTTPLLCLGALLRLAEQIAGFTNVQDLFYSRKNYGRPELQHTPHQAFDQEVTLLDSFFENGSAYCLGSMNRDCWYLYTLNPAMIGPLKSPSALETSVMLPPFSKEKQNDEDRSLIEPDQTLEILMTNLDLDIMAIFTRDETQSAAEATKRSGIDKLIPNMVIDDFLFEPCGYSMNGISKTGHYMTIHITPEQDFSYVSFETNAPLVSYKDLMNRVLNTFKPNEAVVTIFANQTSMAAEAPRELDKVSSLGDWLRRDIQHCRFKHYDLTYAFYSKFPS
- the LOC123301587 gene encoding S-adenosylmethionine decarboxylase proenzyme isoform X1, whose amino-acid sequence is MAANNIKPNSGNDNNCEQYFEGVEKLLEIWFTNDDGENSTTKQGDLRKISRQQFESLLKIVRCEIISYISNDEIDAYVLSESSMFVSKRRLILKTCGTTTPLLCLGALLRLAEQIAGFTNVQDLFYSRKNYGRPELQHTPHQAFDQEVTLLDSFFENGSAYCLGSMNRDCWYLYTLNPAMIGPLKSPSALETSVMLPPFSKEKQNDEDRSLIEPDQTLEILMTNLDLDIMAIFTRDETQSAAEATKRSGIDKLIPNMVIDDFLFEPCGYSMNGISKTTDSEGEPGHYMTIHITPEQDFSYVSFETNAPLVSYKDLMNRVLNTFKPNEAVVTIFANQTSMAAEAPRELDKVSSLGDWLRRDIQHCRFKHYDLTYAFYSKFPS